The following coding sequences lie in one Alloacidobacterium dinghuense genomic window:
- a CDS encoding CTP-dependent riboflavin kinase — translation MPVLKGVVVSGMGNFSFWLEKLESYYTWKTGMRLFPGTLNLRLAEPYSLPAKVIRLEKEEYGGTVSVSMAPCTIFGRRAFLLRTDANEAGSGHYAKNIIEIATDVKLRDAYGLKDGDEVEVGLP, via the coding sequence ATGCCCGTCCTGAAGGGTGTGGTTGTTTCGGGGATGGGAAATTTTTCTTTCTGGCTGGAAAAGCTGGAGAGCTACTACACGTGGAAGACGGGCATGCGGCTGTTTCCGGGCACGCTCAACCTGCGGCTCGCGGAACCGTATTCGCTTCCGGCGAAAGTTATCCGTCTGGAAAAAGAGGAGTATGGCGGCACGGTATCAGTAAGCATGGCGCCTTGCACGATCTTTGGACGGCGTGCGTTTCTTCTTCGGACGGATGCGAACGAAGCCGGGAGCGGGCATTATGCGAAGAACATTATCGAGATTGCTACGGATGTGAAGTTGCGCGATGCGTATGGGCTGAAAGATGGGGATGAAGTTGAGGTGGGCCTTCCGTAG
- a CDS encoding DinB family protein, whose translation MANQTAMDFVAGCEAIRHSLLHVPEDVVGLPWRAGGWTRKQVLGHMIDSAANNHQRFVRAALDGSYAGPFYAQEGWVAAHGYNEMPWAMLLAWWQTYHEILKSVVERIPVDKLNAECRVGDNEPVTLRFLIEDYIAHQQHHLKQILCPS comes from the coding sequence ATGGCGAATCAAACTGCGATGGATTTTGTGGCGGGTTGCGAGGCAATCCGCCATTCGCTTTTACATGTGCCGGAAGATGTTGTCGGCCTGCCATGGCGGGCGGGCGGATGGACGCGCAAGCAGGTGTTGGGGCACATGATCGATTCGGCGGCGAATAACCACCAGCGCTTTGTGCGTGCGGCGCTCGATGGCAGTTATGCTGGTCCTTTCTATGCACAGGAGGGATGGGTTGCTGCGCATGGCTACAACGAGATGCCGTGGGCGATGTTGCTTGCGTGGTGGCAGACGTATCACGAGATTCTTAAGAGCGTGGTCGAGCGCATTCCGGTGGACAAACTGAATGCCGAGTGCCGCGTCGGCGATAACGAACCAGTCACGCTGCGGTTTCTGATCGAAGACTATATTGCGCACCAACAGCATCATCTGAAGCAGATCCTATGCCCGTCCTGA